The following coding sequences lie in one Pseudomonas svalbardensis genomic window:
- a CDS encoding STAS domain-containing protein yields the protein MSVVTEVSQDGQKLTISIRGRFDFAKHQEFRESYENREPKPESFEVNLKDATYLDSSALGMLLLLRDHAGGENAEITLTNANADVRKILAISNFEQIFDVA from the coding sequence ATGTCAGTCGTTACAGAAGTATCCCAAGATGGTCAAAAGCTGACGATATCGATCAGGGGACGATTCGATTTCGCCAAGCATCAGGAGTTTCGCGAGTCCTACGAGAATCGTGAGCCGAAACCCGAATCCTTCGAAGTGAACCTGAAAGACGCTACCTACCTCGACAGTTCAGCGCTCGGCATGCTGTTGCTATTGCGTGATCACGCTGGCGGCGAGAATGCCGAGATCACGTTGACCAACGCTAACGCAGATGTGCGCAAGATCCTCGCCATCTCCAACTTCGAACAAATCTTCGACGTGGCGTGA